Within the Candidatus Babeliaceae bacterium genome, the region CTGTGTTGGTTGGTGGAGTATTACGGAAGCTTCTTGTTCTTGCATCTTTTTGATAGTGGAGAACGTATCTTTCAGGGGATTAAATGCTTGATACGGCTTTACTTTATAATCGCAATGGATATACGTGGAAAGAGCTAGTGCTGATAGTATAAAGTTTTTAAAAAATGATTTTGACATGTTAAATCCTCTATTTTTCTCTGGAATCCCCTATGTTTAATCATAGTGTAATATATTTTTTATATATTTTTCAATATTTTTTTCAAATATATATTATATTGTGGTGCTTATATGGCATAAAGCGAATTGGTATAATTTTGTAATACACTAATATCCCAGCTATATACCGTCCCATGTTCTCCAGCAGAAATAATTTTTGTGCTATGAGGAGCCGTTGCTATTGCTACCATAGCTTCTTTTGGATAAATATCATTATGAGGGTTTCCTATGGGGAAAAAAGTTTTTGTAATGGTATCCATAATAATTAATGCTGGTCCTCTATTAAAAGCAATGTATGGGCTGAGAGGTATTTGAATGATGACATTTATAGGCATAGTATTATTAAAAGTTTCAGAAGCATTTTGAGTTGTGTTTAAGATGGTAATATTTCCATTATGTGAACCAAAAATAATCTCATCATCAGCAGTTGCTAGCAGTGAGGTGATTTTTTCACCAGGTTTGCGTATTGTTCCTACGAGGGCGGCTGTATTGATATCAAAAATATTAATAACTCCATCGCCACCAACAATAAGCTTTTCACTATTAGGAGTTATGGTACTAGACGAACTTGGTGCTTTATTATCAATTTGTTTAATCTCACCTGTTTCTATATCCCAGATATTTATGATGCTACCGTCCTGATTTCTAGAAATAATCTTTGTTCCGTCAGGGGTTGTTAGCAGTGATTGTATTCTACCGTATGCCTGAGGATAAGGTATTGTGTTTTGAGTATAGCTCTCATTTACATTGCGAACTGTTATCTTTTCAAACAAAGCAGTAATAATTTTTTTTCCATCGGGAGTTATTGTAGCGTATTTGGCATTTTCAAACGTTTTTATAAAATCATGTTGAGTAAGGTCAAATATTTTCGTTGTAGAAGAGCTAGCTAAACCAATAATAATTTTTTTTCCATCGGGGGTAATGTGTAATGAAGTGACTTTCGAGTCTTCTGTAATCAACGGTTTGGGTTGTATAAGAAGTAACGCGTTGCTGAGGGCCGAGGGTATTTTTTTACGGTCTTTGTCATATTCAATTTTTATTTTGTCTACAAAATTTGTTAATTCTGTATTATCTAAAACATCAGCCATCTTTTTAACGGTAACAAGGTCATCTACTGTCGATTGTATTAATGGCGGTATCCCCATCAAGGCGTTCCAATATTTTTTAATAATATTTACGAGCGTTTTTTCCATTTTTAATGCAGCCCAATATTTTTTTAGTAATAATAAATTATCATAAGTAAACAATTTATTTTTTGAAAAATCGATAACATTATTATTATAAGGGAGTTTTATTTTGTTGCTCTTATCAATTAATTCAGCAGGCAAAGATACTTGTTGAGCAAATTCTGGTCTTTTAATGTGGAGAGAGTAGGGTGTTGCGAGATAATTATTCTCTATTATTGACTCTTGTTTTTTTAATTTTTTTTGCAAAGCATACATATATTTTTTTATGTTATCCCAAAAGGATGGGGTGGCTTTCTCCATACCATAGATAAAAATAGAAAACGGTAGCGCAAAGAGTATAAAATTTTTAAAAAATGGCTTTGACATGTTATAAGTCCCCCGCTTTTACCTTTAACTTTAATTACATTGTAATATATTTTCTATATACTTTCAACAATTATTTTCAAGTATAAAATTTAATCAACGGGCGGCTTTTTAAAATATGTCAAAACTGTTGCGTATAAGTCGAGTGCAGCCATGGTTGAATACTTTGTTAAGACGCTGATATCCCGTTCTTCAATGATATTGCCTTCATCGCGTATAGCCTTAGAAACAATAAGACGCTTTCCGTCAGATGTTACCGCTAATGCATGGTAAGCATTCCAATAAATGTTACGAGCAAAAGTAAAAGATTTTTTTGAAAAAGGGTGCCAAATACTCAAAGTCTCCCCAGGTAATATCAAATGTGGGCCAGAAAAAACGCCTTCAACAAAAATATAATCAGCGTTGTATCGTGTAGTAGATTGAATGAGAGCTCCCTGCTCGTCAAAGGTATTGATCATGTTAGTCTTATCTGTCAACTCATGCTGAGTGGTAATAGTATTATTATGGCTAATAATAGCATCTGATTTTTCTTCTGAAATTATTTTATAAGTATTGTTACTCATGTCATGTATGACAATACCATCAGAACAGCTATAGAAAAAATTTGTGCCATCTGAGGTTGATATAATGTTATATATTTGAGAATGCTCGGGGTAGTGTTTTTTTACGATTTTTTGTGTTTCGATATCAGCAACACCAATACAGGCATTCAATGATCCGCAGTTTTGATGATCTGATAAAGCAAAAATAATTTTTTTGCCATTAGGCGTTGTCGTAATGGAGGTTATTATTGCATACTGCCCTTCAGTTGTATCTTGCGTTATTGTGTTAATAATATGTCCATCGATATCTCGTATGTGTATATTTGTTCCATTGGTAGTAATAATTTTTTGTCCATCGGGAGTTATTATTGCAATACCATCAGTTTCTTCCAAAGATGTGCTTTTTTTTGTTGTAGTATCGAATATAGTAATTTCTTTAGAAATAGGGTTAGAAAAAACCATTTTGTTATCATCCGGTGTTATACGTATATTACTAATGAAACCATAATCATGATCAGTTTTGATTTTGCAGATCTGCTTTGGCGATTGTTGTGACAATGCTTTTTGCAGCGATGGTGCCAATAAATCAAAATGCTTGTCGTATAAAGTTTCTGCTATTCGTTTATTAAAATAATAATAAATTTCTGGCGGAAAGGCCTGAATAAGTCGAATCCCTTGGTCGGGATTTTTTTTCAGTATTTCAGGCTTGCTGACAAAATCTGCTATGCGTTTCGCTACAAAATTCTCTAATTTTTTATTGCCTAAAAAATTCGCCAATAATCCAACGCGTTTAAGGCTTTTTGCGTCTAATTTTGTTGGAATCGTATTTGTTTTATAGGATTCCCAATAGTTGTTCATTAATAATAACTGAGAACGTGTACATAAAGTATTGTTTGAAAGATCAATATTGCGACTACTTTCCTCTTGATTCATGTAAAGGGCTAATGGTGATATGTTGCTTGCATCGATTAAATCAGCAGATAAAGCTACTTTAGATAAAGCTAAGTTAGATAACGCTAATTTTTCTGCGTATTTTTTGCCTATGCCTATATTGGATATTTTTTGATTGGGTTTATAAAATAGTACCGATTCCTGGCTTTTTTGTAGGCTTTGTACAATAGACAATATATCTGAAAATTTTTTTTGGTAGGGTGTTACAAAATAATCTTGAGGCTGCGCCCCTTTTTCTACTTCCATTCCATGAATGAAAGCAGGAAAAAATAGTGCTAATAGTGTCAGGTTTTTAAAAAATTGCTGTGGCATAGTATAGATCTGTGAGTTAGTTTGTATTTTGTTAACTTTGTTATAGTATGACGTATTATTGGTGTTTTTTCAAAATATATATTTTTTTAATTATTATTGATTTTATTTTCTATTTTGAATTATAATTTTACATGATAGTATATATTTGAAAGGGTTATCATGCTTAAAAAAAGTTTTTTAATTGCTGTTGTGTTTAACATGTTTGCGCTTGTTGCGCAGGACGATGGTGCCATCGGGCCTATTCGTATGACCTCTGCCAGAATGGGTAAAGGGCCGGTTTTGGTGTCTCTTTTTAGGGCGGCTCAAGAAGGTAATGTTGATCTGATAAAAATGGCCTTGGCGCGTGGAGAAAACGTTAATGCAGTGGATGGTCAGGGCAATACGGCATTATATTATGCCATAGTGAAGAATTCTTTGCCCGCAGTCAAAGCTCTGATGGAAGCAGGCGCTCGCATTAATAAACCGTCATTCGGTTCTTTTAATGCATCACCCGTACATATTGCTGTACGAATGCACGGACTTGATAGTGAACTCGTACAGTATCTCATGAGTAAAGGTGCCAGTTTATATATTTAGCAGTGTATTTTTTTGCTATAACATGCAGAAACAAATCCCCAGAAGTTTGCCCAATCATATGCGGGAAGGTGGTCTTTGTTACCTATTGCTTCTTGAGCATTCTGGCTAATGGAGAATGATGTATATGCTTGGGCGGCTAATAATAAGAGTGCAAGGGGTGACTCGGCAAGATGGCGATTGTTTTCGAGTACAACATGAGTGAAGGTTTGGCCGCAATAATGAATGGCATAAGCGACAACGTATTGTTTGATAAAACTTTTCCAAGCCGTTATTTTTTTGCGATCCTGTTCAGTTGCATGTGTTTGCATAGAGGGTATATGTATTGTAAAGGTAAAGTCTCGACATGCTGTTTGATTGATAATCAAGAAAAGCCCGATAATCATAAATTTTTTAATAATTTTTTTCATGTTTTCCTTTATAATAATATAATTGCGCATGTATTGCATTTACAGTATCATACCATACACACATCCATTTTATGAGGAATTTTATGAAATCAGACTCTCCGAAATTTTATGTCACCACCCCAATATACTATCCCAATGCTCGTCCGCATGTTGGATCCTTATACTCAACCGTTCTTGCCGATGTTGCAGCACGATGGCATGCATTGTTGGGTGATAAGGTCTTTTTATTAACAGGCACAGATGAACACGGTCAAAAAATTGCACAGGCAGCTTTGGCCGCGGGCAAAGAACCGCAGCAGTTTGTTAATGAAATTGCCGAAAATTTTAAGGATGTGTGGAGAGCTTATTATATTAATTATAATTATTTTATAAGAACTACAGATGAGCATCATAAGCATGCTGTTCAGGAGTGGTTAAAAAAACTTATTGCCCAGGGTGATATTTATAAATCTTTTTATTCTGGCTGGTATTGTACATCGTGTGAAACGTTTGTCACCGAAAAAGATGCTGCTGGTATTGAAAATCCTGCATGTGCTTCTTGTGGTCGTCAAACGCAATTTATTTCTGAAGAAAGTTATTTTTTTAAGTTATCTGCGTATCAAGATAAACTTTTACAGTTTTATCAGGATCATCCTGAATTTATTGTCCCACAGGAACGAGCTCATGAGGTAATTAACTTTGTTAAGTCCGGTTTAAATGATTTAAGTATTTCCCGAACAACGGTTTCTTGGGGGATCCCATTTCCTGGAGATGAGCATCATGTGACATATGTATGGGCTGATGCGCTTAATAATTATATTACCGGTGTTGGTTATGGCGATAAGCATAGAACAGAAGAATTTAATTTTTGGTGGCCTGCCGATTTGCATGTGATGGGGAAAGATATTATCCGTTTCCATGCAATATACTGGCCGGCGTTTTTAATGGCATCGGGTCTTCAATTGCCAAAACAGTTACTGGTGCATGGTTGGATAAAAATTGGTGATCAAAAAATGTCAAAATCATTAGGTAATGTTATTGATCCTATGGATTTATATCATACCTATGGTGCTGATGCTGTTCGGTATTATCTTGTGCGGCATCTTGCTATTAATCAAGATTCTCCGATGTCTATCCCTGATCTTGAGCAGCGTATTAATGCTGATCTTGCACATGATTTGGGTAATTTACTTAACCGCATGCTTATACTTGCAAAAAAATATGACATAACCACTTTGTCTGCGCCAGAATATTGGGAGCCGGCAGAAGTAACATTGCGCGATGAACAGTGGAGCATGATTGTTGATGTTACGGAAGAGATGGAAGAATATTATTTTCATAGGGCATATGCACGTGTATGGAAATTTATTCACCAGGTGAATGCCTATTTTCATGGACAGGCGCCGTGGAAGGTTGCTGTGCAGGATAAAGAAGCGCTTAAACGAATTTTATCAGCAACAGCCCATAGTTTATATGCAACGGCTATTCTGATTGAACCAGTTATGCCAGTTGCTATGAAAAATCTTATAGCTGCACTTGGTGGTCCTGCAGCAAGTTCGTTAGATGAGCTCTCTCAAGAGCCGTGGCATAGAACATTTACCTTGCAGCAGTGCGAACCGCTTTTTAAGCAATATGAACAAAAAGAAAAAGAAGAAGAAGTACCGACTGTTATTGATAATAGTATTGGTATAGAAGATTTTGCTAAGGTTGAGTTACTTGTTGGAATAATTGAACACGTTGAAGAGATACCAGGGTCAGAAAAGTTGTATAAATTATTAGTTAATTTTGGTGATCGTGGCGTGCGACAAATTTGTTCTGGCGTGCGGGCGCATTTTAAGCCAGAAGATCTTCGTAATAAACAAGGAGTCTTTTGGGTTAATGCTAAGCCGAGGAAAATGATGGGAGTTGAGTCTCAAGGAATGATGCTGTTCGCTGAAAATGCCCAGGGTAAACTTGAAATGTTGACTGTTGGAGCACCGGTAACGCAGGGTAGTAAAGTTCGATAAGGAGTTCTGAATGCCGCTTGGCAGAATAATGAACTATTATTATTGGTCCGGCTTTGCAAGATTTTGTCAGCTGGCTACGTATGTACTTAATATTATTCCTCAAGATTATATCATGATGCTCGATGGCATCGATGAATTCATGTATTACAGTAATCTTTTAACTGACGATAAAGACGACGATCCCCCCTGGCAAGGGGGGATGCAATTAACGTTATATCTGTACAACTTTTTTTATGCTATACAGCAAAATTCAATGCTGATAGCTTTTTTTTTCAGTTACATTCTTAGTGATATCTTTGCCAGCTCTTTGTCGTGGGTGATTATAGATTTTTTGACGGGCATTACTATGATCTATTGGTTATGGATATTGTATTTTTTTAAAATCCTGCAAGACAGGCGAAATTTGTGTTGGCAAAATAGCTTATGGTGGTTATATGATCAACTCTTTTTCTTTGCGAGTCTTTGGGGGGTTAATAAAAACTGTATAAAGAACCGTTATATTGCAAACTACGCACTTTTTTTTTCTGTGTGTTGGTTATTTGATATGTTGTTAGGGGGTAATTTACTTCTTCAGAATGCCTACAATAATCTTATGTATTATCACAGTATTACTACCGGATTTTTTTATCAGATACTTTTTATGTACCGCGAATGCGGCCTGCCTGTCAGCGATGATACGTACACTCAGTGCCGATCAATTATATATTTTCTCGATTGGTTCGGCCCGTATAGTATTGCACTATTGACCGTGTATAAAAATAATGCGCAAAAAACAAGCTGGGACGCACATCACGCCCCAGCTTGTAAATCTTTAGTACCGCAATTAATCAAGATCAGCAATTAACTTGGTCATATTAAATTGATAATAATCGGGCCGTTCCATTATTTTGTTTGATGTTCCTGACCGTATGTCTTCATAATCTTTTTTGATATTTTCGCTCAATACGAATTCAGGTGTATGTATTAATGGATCAGTATCAATTTCTTGCATGTCATTAAAACGGGTAAATTTTTCGACGATATATTTTCCTGTTTTATTAATTTTATTTCCTGGCGTATTAACAGTAATAAAAATAGGATCTTTTTGTTTGTACACATCTTTATCCAAAATATCCAGGTTAAATATACTGTTTGCTGAATAGCTCCATGGGTACTCATTTTGTACTTTGGAGATAATTTCTGGGAACCATTCACTAATCTTAGAAATAGTCCAGTGATAAGGTCGTTTTTGATTATTTCTTGCTTTCATGCCAACAATGATTCTATTATCTTGAGGGCTTAATCCCCCCTTTTTCATATTACTGTGTATCAGCGGAGCTTGGCTAACGCATACAGCAGTATGTAGAGCTGAAGCATTTCTTGTTGCTTTAAGCAAGCCCTTACCCGTCTCGGTTAACTGAGATACTATTTTATTCGGGGCAAATGCTGTTGCTGCTGCAATTATAAGATTTGCTCCTATTTAATTGTTATGCAGAATGGTGTGTTTTTATTCTTTCTGATATTTTTGATCGCTTCCCGTGCATTTTCTGCATTTTTTCTAAAATGGGTATTGCGGGCCAGGTCAGTAACCAGGTGGTTGCTAGGAGACATGTTATCCCAATCACTCCATTTTCTACAGAAGGGCTTGTTGGTTTGGTTATGCTAACTCTGACCAATAGAGCGCCCATAAGACCCAAGCTTCCCCATTTTGCATAGACGTCAATAAAGTTCATTTGGTTTTCCCCGGTTGCTCCGAGTGTATCGAAGTACCACCATGGTTTTGTATTTTTAAATTTTGTTTTTAATCGATCAGATGTTATTTTTTTTGCCGCAGGCTCGCCTAAAAATGTATTAAGCCCTTTCATGTCGGCAGTTTTAAATATACCATTTAGTCTATTGCCATTTAATGGATCAATAATGTCCATAGCGAGAGTGTAATTACATAGACCAAAAAAAATGATTAAGCTGACATAGTTTTGTTTTTTGTAAAATTCACGATGGGTTACTTTTGGTTTTAAAGTCTGTTATAATTTCTCGCATTTTCTTTCGGTGGTTTGATATTGTTTTGGTCTCGCTTAAGAATTCGGATATATAAGCTATTATTGGGGTAGTACGTAGTAATGTTTCGCAAGCTTTTTTATTGCAAGGGGTGTAATCAGGATAAAATTGTGTTGTTATCCATCCGAAGAATCCCAA harbors:
- a CDS encoding ankyrin repeat domain-containing protein; translation: MLKKSFLIAVVFNMFALVAQDDGAIGPIRMTSARMGKGPVLVSLFRAAQEGNVDLIKMALARGENVNAVDGQGNTALYYAIVKNSLPAVKALMEAGARINKPSFGSFNASPVHIAVRMHGLDSELVQYLMSKGASLYI
- the metG gene encoding methionine--tRNA ligase, whose amino-acid sequence is MKSDSPKFYVTTPIYYPNARPHVGSLYSTVLADVAARWHALLGDKVFLLTGTDEHGQKIAQAALAAGKEPQQFVNEIAENFKDVWRAYYINYNYFIRTTDEHHKHAVQEWLKKLIAQGDIYKSFYSGWYCTSCETFVTEKDAAGIENPACASCGRQTQFISEESYFFKLSAYQDKLLQFYQDHPEFIVPQERAHEVINFVKSGLNDLSISRTTVSWGIPFPGDEHHVTYVWADALNNYITGVGYGDKHRTEEFNFWWPADLHVMGKDIIRFHAIYWPAFLMASGLQLPKQLLVHGWIKIGDQKMSKSLGNVIDPMDLYHTYGADAVRYYLVRHLAINQDSPMSIPDLEQRINADLAHDLGNLLNRMLILAKKYDITTLSAPEYWEPAEVTLRDEQWSMIVDVTEEMEEYYFHRAYARVWKFIHQVNAYFHGQAPWKVAVQDKEALKRILSATAHSLYATAILIEPVMPVAMKNLIAALGGPAASSLDELSQEPWHRTFTLQQCEPLFKQYEQKEKEEEVPTVIDNSIGIEDFAKVELLVGIIEHVEEIPGSEKLYKLLVNFGDRGVRQICSGVRAHFKPEDLRNKQGVFWVNAKPRKMMGVESQGMMLFAENAQGKLEMLTVGAPVTQGSKVR